A stretch of DNA from Piliocolobus tephrosceles isolate RC106 chromosome 21, ASM277652v3, whole genome shotgun sequence:
AGGGCTGCGGCCGACGCGAAGAAGGTCCCGCAGTCGCACTGGTACAGGGTGTCTTCCGAGGGCTCGGCGGCTGCCGCAGGTGCAGGCGCCTCCCCACCGCCCTCAGGGAGCAGCCCCCCGTCCGGCTTGGGCACGCCGCCCCCCGCGGGGCCCAGGAGCAGCCTGCCGTCCGAAGTCGGAGGAGCGTCGCCCGCCTCCGCAGCGGCGCTTTTGCTCGCCGTCTGGGGCCCTGCACCTGCCCCCGCGGCCCAGCCCTGCGCTGGGGGCGCGCCCGGGCCCTGCAGATCGTGCGTCAGCTTGTGCCGCTCCAGCAGTGCGGGGGCGTTGAAGTCGCGCTCGCAGCGCGGGCACTTGAAGGGCTTCACGTCGGTGTGCGCCGCCCAGTGGGCCGCCAGCTCCCGGCCGTGGTCGAAGCGCCGCGCGCAGGCGCCGCACGCAAATGGGGGCAAGGAGGCCGCGGCTGCAGCTGCCGCCTCTGCCAGCCCCCAGCTGCCCAGACCCGCGCCTGCCCCCTCGGGGCCCTCTCCACCGCCGGTCCCCGCACCCCCGCACACCGAGCAGGGCCCCACATTGCAGCAGACGGAGCAGGGCGCACTCAAGGCAGGCAGGCCAGGGCCGGGCtgcaggggagaggggagaacCCCGCGGTGCTGGCGCTTGAGGTgccggcccaggctggagcgtgaGGAGAAGCGGAGCTCGCAGACCAGGCAGCAGTAGGGTTTCTCACCAGTGTGGACGACCTGGGAGTGCGGGAAGAAGGGCACAACGTCAGGGCTGAGAACCTAGCCCGGACAGCGGATTCCTGGACTCCCAGGGGGACGTGGCACAAGCTGTCTGTCACATCTACAGGGCCATGATCTAGGGAAACGCTCGTCCTATCACTCTCTGCTTGGGGTCACAGTAGAATTCTTTCAGTCCTTAAAAAGGCCAtgtcctggctgggcatggtggctcacgcctgtaatcccagcactctgggattgCATAAGCctaggtgttcgagaccagcccaagcaacgcaaggaaaccttgtctctacaaataattttaaaagctagcTGGACACGGCATGCTTCTGTggtccagctacccgggaggctgagccaagcagtttgaggctgcagtaagccgtgatcatgccatcACACTACAGCCTgcatgacagggtgagactgtatctcaaaaaacaaaaacaacaacaacaacaaaaaaccacggctggacgcggtggcttacgtctgtaatcccagcactttgggaggccaaagtgggtggatcatttgaggtcaggagttcgagaccaacctgatcaacatggtgaaaccctgcctttactaaatatacaaaaattacccgggtctggtggtgggcacctgtagtcccagccactcaggaggctgaggtagaagaatcgtttgaacccgggaggtggaggatgcactgagccgagatcacaccactgcactctagcctgggcgacagagcgagactctgtctcaaaaaaaaaaaaaaaaaaaaaaacagtaaagaaatcaCTATCTGTGGCTAATGGCTATACTGGACAGTGCAGCTCTAAAGTGACACAGCAGCCAGCTCTGGTAGGGTATGTCTTTTCCCTTGTCAAGCCCTGCTACCCCGAGCCAGTTATCATGAGCTGAATACAGCCCTTAGGTGTATTAGGGCAGAGAAGTGATTTTGAACCAAATCTGGCTACTGCTCAGAGTATCTCCTACTGTAGACAGATCCAGGGAATCACTTCCAAATCTAGGGAATCGAATCTCCCAGGAGGGAGTCCAGgagcctgttctttttttctgaagcatTGCCAGGCTTGTAGACTGCGTAAAACTGTGCCTTAGAGAGGTTTTTTGTACTGATATTTGTCCTTGTTAAGATTTTGGAATAGCAGAGAGAGATTTGTGAGTGTGGTAATGTCTTCCTGAGACCTGTGAGGAGAAGGGTGAGGCTGGATGAGAAAGAGTGCAGTGCTTGATTAGTAATGTCTGCCAGGGGCACGGACCTGAAGAAGGAATAGGGAGTGATATTCAATTGCCTTAGCCAGGATGTCCCTGCTGTACAGTGTGGGTGTAGGGATCTCTATCCTCTTTGTCGCTAGATTTATTCTCTCTCTACTCTTTCTAACACAACAAGGTTATGCTGGTCCCAGGGCCCTTGTACATGCTGTTCTCACTGCCTGGAATGCTTGTAGGTCTATTTATCTGTCAGCTCCTTGGAAACCCTTCCCCAAATCTGGCCCCCTGGCTCATCAGTGACCCTCTTCCACCCTCCTCCTTTAAAGCCCATGGCTCATAGCACACTTAGGGTCTACATATAACTTGTGTGTTGTCTGTCTCCCCACCAGCTAAGGACGATGAAAATAGCGACCACATTGGTTTTGCTCACAGCTGTATTTCCAGGGTCCAGCATTTTCCAGACTTCTCCTGAGCCACACTCTTTCTGCTTCTCCGTGTTCCAGTCACACTGGCCTTCCTCCAGTTCCTCCAAAGCCTGCTTTGCTTCCTTAAAAGTGTACATCTTGTTCCCTGGATCCAGAAAGCCTCAGACCCCAGAGGCAGATCATTCCTCACCTTCATCTCTGGAAAACCATCCCTGACCCCATCCCCGATCCAGACTGCTTCAGATCTCTCCTGCATGAGTCTCAGAATATGGTTATCCTCCATCCTCAGATGTCTCAGCTGCAACCTAACATTGATTAACCTGGTTGTTCAGTTCACATCTCCCACATTTGACTCGAGGCCATACAAGGGGTGGACTTATCTGTTTTGTTcccttagctaattttttttccccagagagccTAGAACTGTACCTAAATACAGTAGGTACTCATGAAATGGTTCAGTTGAATCACAACCTACTGGTGGGTGGGGGTGAGGCCTCAGGGGCTGTGAATTGTTGCATCAACTAAGGAGCTCCCCTTTCATCCTAAGGATCAAAGGATTTAAGCAGGAGTCACCTGGTCACTCTGTGATAGATGCAGAGGCTGGAtgtgagggagagagacaggagggAGGAAGACCACTGAGAAAGCTGGGGCCAACATTCAGGATGTGAAGTCCTGACCAAGGCAGATGCATGGGGACAGACAGGGCAGCCAAGTATGAAAGACCATCGGTAGATGTCTGGTTTTCTTCACCCTGGTTGTgcaagtgtctggcacatagacAAGAGTGTGACCTAGCCCATCCCATCTTCCACCTCACCTCCTTCCACCCCAACCCCACAGTCTCCCATCGATTCTTAGAACACAGCACACTCTTTCCTTCCTCAGGGCCTTTGTGCTTGCTGTTCCCgttgcctggaatgctcttcccagGGAGGCTTACTGCAGGTCGGCTCAAGTGTCACCTGCCCTAACCTTCCCCACCCTGTCTGAAGTAGTCCATAGCTCTCCTCTCTTTACTCTCACACATTGatttgtattgtttgtttgtctgtttgtttgaagactgagtctcgctctatcatccaggttggagtgcagtggtgcaatctcgcctcactgcaacctctacctcccgggttcaggggattctcctgcctcagcctcccaagtagctgggattacaggtgcctgccaccacgcctggctaatttttgtatttttagtagtgacagggtttcaccatgttggccaggatggtctcgatctcttgacctcaagatctgcccactttggcctcccaaagtgctgggattacaggcgtgagccactgtgcccggccagtatttttttgtttcttaaaatgtcCTTCCTAACACTTATCTTTTTCCAGGACATTCTTGCCTGCATACTTGCTTTCTTGCTTCTTGTCTACTTAGCTATTGACCACCTCCAAAGGAAAGTAAGTTCTCTGAAGGCATGGAATTTGCTTTTGCCTTGGCAACACAGCCGTTTGGTGCAGGGAAAGCTGATAGTCACTGAATAAAGGAATTAAGTATATACCTGATAACCACTGAATAAAGGAATTAAATATATACCTGATGAACCTATTTCTTAAAACGGTAAGGAAGGAAAGGATAAACACTAGATTGCAGATGCTGGTGCGTGCACGTGGGGTACTGGCAGGGAGATGTGGGAGGGGAGGAGCCTATAGATGGGGAAATTTACTATGAATGTTCTAGTTGGTGGCTTGGTGGGGAGTGAATGAGAAACACCGCATGCCTTCAAGGGTCAGGGTGCTTTGGTGGGGAGGGGCGGACATTTTCTAACGGGAGGAGGCGGTCGCCTAGGCATTGGGCCAGCTTCCTTTTGCCCAGAGTATGGTGGGGCGCGGGATCCCAGCGGAGTCCAGACCAGGGAGGCCAGCCTGGGGCCCGCCTGTGGGACTCACCTGGTGGTGCAGCAGGCCGGTGGAGTCGCGGAACCCCTTGGGGCAGGCGGAGCAGCGGTAGGGCCGCTCCCCGGTATGCGAGCGCAGGTGGTTGGCTAGGTTGAAGCTGTGCTTGAAGCCCTTGCCGCAGCGTGGACACGCGTGGGGCTTGAGCGCTGTGTGTCGGGCAAAGTGGCGCCGCAGGTCTGAGCGGTAGCGAAAGCTCTTGCCACATTCACTGCAGTGAAATGGGACCCGGGGGGCGGCAGCGGCGGGCGGTGCTGGTGCAGGGGTTGGGGTCGGGACGTCATCCATGGTGGCGGGGAATACAGTGGTGTGTGGGGGCTCTCTCTGGAGtagagaggagacagaggagcAGGTGAGGGGGTAGGGTCCTCATCAGCCCTCTCCTCCCAGGCTCCCAGACCCACCACCTGTCCCCTGGGAGAGCCTCCCACTGCCCACCTCTCTAAGCCCCTCTCATTATTCTTTCAAATCCTCCTACTCCCTTAGAAACCCTTCTCCCTCTGCTCCACTCCTCTGGCAATCTTCCTCATCACTTCCCAGTCTCCTCACTCCACGGAGTGTTTTTAAGCCTTTCCCCCTCTTGGCCAATGCGTGGCCACTCCTCTCTGTGCCCCTCCCGCTGTAATTTAAGCCTCTCCCATTCTTCCTACTCCCTTCAAAGCCCCCCACACTGTTCCCTAAGCATCCTGTATTCTTTGCCAAGCCCTTTTCCCTCCAAAAGGCCCTCCCACTCCCCTCTGAGCTCCTCCTACTCCTCTTCCAGGATGACTACTTAGCGAATGGGAGGGCAAAGATTTGGGGCTAAGCACACTGGAGTCATCTTTGCAGGGAGACCAGAACTAGTCCTGTAACATCAGATAACAAAAactcttcatctgcaaaatgggaatagtagtacctacctcatagactGGTGGCGAGAATTAAGTAAAGTAGTGGCAATAAATGTTTCTTGCCTACTTAAGCTGGTGCACAGCAAAGACGCCACAAGTAAGCTGTTTGGATGACTATCATTCCGTAAGTTCTTCCTGGTTTCCTCCTTAAGTCCAACCATGCTTGCTAAGTTACTTGACTTCACTAAGCCCCTCTCGGCTCCACTAAGATCCACTTCCAAAACTCCACccaatttttcctttaaagaagCCACATCCTTTCTAAGACTGTCCACTGGACTCTGTCACCTTCTCAGGCCTTCTCTACGAAGTCTCTTCCCATCCCCTGCAAGTCCTTTCCACATTCATTATAAGGACCTGACAGTTGCATTAAACCCCTCCAAATTACACCCTTAAACTCCGCCCCCCTCGCTAGGCCTACCTACTTCTCTAAGCCATACCCCAGACAAACTCCACCCCTTCTACGCTAAACTCCTCCCTCCTGCTTCCTGGGCTCCGTTTCCCCAACCAGCCTCAATGAGTTTCCTTTCACCCCTCAATCCAGGGCCTACCCACCATTCCTTCTGAGCCACGCCCCTTTATCAAACCCCACCACTTTGCCCAAGCCCCTCCCATTTTCTAtccaccctccctcctccacGCCCCTCCCATTTCCACTCTAAGCTCCGCCCAACTCAGGCTCCTCCCAACACTTGCTCCGCCCCAGCAGCTACTAGGCCCCGCCTCCTCCACCCCGCAGCCTGAGGTGCTGGGGCCCCCCCCATGCCCAGTCCgctccaggccccaggccccaagAGCCGGCCTTTtgtgcccctccccctgcccctaaAAGGTGCAGCCCTGGGCGCCTGGTAAGGGGGCAGGTCGGGAAGGCCCTAGGGCCAGGCGAGTCCACCTCGCTCGTACGGAGCGTTGGGTCCTGGAGACCCGGGAAGGCCCCGGGAGGCCGGGGAAGTCCGTCGGCTTTCCTCTTTAATTACTTACACCTCCCTCTGGGCGCCGACATTTTGGGCAGCGGGGACAGCGTCACTTCCACCCGGGGGGCCCCTCGACTTCCGCCTCAGCTCCCTTCCCCTGCCGTACTCCCCCTTTCTCCCGCCCTCTTGGCTCCCCTTCCTCATCCCCGCCCTTCtacctctttccctttcctttcccagcCCTGGAGGTTGAAGAAGCCAGGCCGGCTCCATCTTGGGTGAGGGCAGCGGGAAGGGGTGGGGCTTAGGGACACGCACGGCGCCATGCAGACTAAGGGCAAGGCGCTGAGAGGAAGGCGGCTTCTCCTACGTGGCGACACTAGGCGATGCTAACGTAAATGAGAGCAGatactatttctttttcacagCCTCGGACTCCCCCTGATTAGGATGTACAGTTGGACTAGGGAAAAAAAGCGAAGTGCGCCAACTGCAATACAAAGCTGGAAAAAACCGGCACCATCTTATCCACTTAGCCCTCCATGGGCTTCGAAGCCTGTCCGGTGCCATGTTAATTACGGGCACTGGGCAGCCATTTTCCCGCTCCTCATCGTTCGGTATCTGTCTTTGATTGGGTCACCCGAATGTGTGCTTTGTGAGAGGAAAGGCGTTTCGAGGTGGTTGGGGATGTGGTGTTCGGTTATTTCCCACTGGGGACACACCAGGGCCGCCGGTGCGCAGGCGCGGCTTGCTGGCGTGGCCGTGACCGGTCCTTAGGACCCAGCGAGTCCCCTTTGTTTCCCGCGGGCAGACAGGCGGGCGGgaagggcaggaagggaggggcccGGCGCTTCTCCGAGGGGCGGGGCCGGTTCCGCGCGCCACCGCCCCCGCCTCGCCGCCGCCGAGGGGCAGGGCCCCCTcaccccctccccttcccacgCGCCGGCCCCGTCGCCcccgcgcgcgcgcgcgcacactcGCGAGCCCCGGCGACATGCAAATGAGGTACCCGAGAGGCGGGGGGCGCAGGCGGGATGGGGGTTGTGGGGGTAGGGGAGGCCGGGCCGCGCGCTCCCGGAGCGCGCCTCCAACACCTGTTCCTGCTCCCGCGCTCGCGCCCCGCGAAGCCGCCCGGGCGCGCGCGCGCAGACCCCCTTCCTGGCAGCCCCCGCCGCCCGCTTACCCGGCGCCGCTCATTGGCCACCGCCCCCGCAGGGCCCGCCCCGCGCTCGGGCTTCGCAGCTCGGGGACCGATGAGCGCGCCAGCACCGGGGCGAGGTGACAGGGAGGGTCGGGGGACCAGTCTCCCCCTTTCCACCGTTCCAAAGACCTGACTCCTAGACTAGGCTACCCCGTGGGAGCGAACCGTATGGAAAGGTGGTTGCTCGTCTCTGGACCGCAGTCTATGTGGCTCTTAAAGGGGGGGGGGTGCAGGGGGGCTTCCCACTGCACCTGtgtctccccttcccctccatTACACCCCAGTCTCATGCTCCCAGTATCTGAGTGGGCGCTGGGAAGATGGTGGTGGCGCTGGTGaagtttattgagtgcttactatgcaCCAGGCAGTGTGCGAGGGGCATTTTTAAGCCCactatctcatttgattcttctgACAACCCTGGTATATCCacttttcagaggaggaaacaggctcagagaggcaaagtcaCTTGCTAGGTATAGGCAGAGCTGAATTCAAACCCAGGACTGAGCCCTCATAATGTCCCCTTTCCTCCTTGGGTCTATTTGTTCTCCATTCTCTGGGACATTCGAGTCAGCAAGACCTATTTCCAGTTTTGGCCCTGCCATTTACTGACAGAGGAACTTAGGCAACTGACTTGGctttcctgtgcctcagtttccccatctgcaaaatgggacagATAGGCCCTATTCAGAGGGTTGATGTGAGGCTTAGCTGCTCCTGATAACAATGGCGAATGTGTCCTGAAAGCTTCTCTGTATGAACACTTTGTGGGTATTATACTCATGGCATGTCTGGGCAAGTGCATAGAACTGTGTGTCCCATTTTGCAAAAGTCTTGATTAAGGCTTAGAGAAGTGAACACCTTGCCCAAGGCCACGCAGAGAGTAAAGATTTGAACGAATGATGTCTGGACTCCAGGGCCCAGGCTCTTAACATCGCGGATATATTTCCTCATCCAGGAGTCAGGGTCAAATATCACCTGGGACCAGTCCCTTTTTTCCATTCCGGAACCCCTTCCCCACTTCTGCCAGTCAACAGGGAGGGATGAGAGCATTCGTGAGGCCTCTATGGCTCTGGAGTTTGATGGGTTTCAAGGATCACAATACTGGTCTGCACTCTCAGTTGGACTCTATTCTCTctaggaggttttttgttttaggttttttttttcttttcttttcttcttcttctttttttttttttttttttttggtgggggggagcTCCtgttgatcttgaacttctagatCCAGGAGGAGAGTTAGGGAGACATAGGGATGTCTGGTGGAGCCCAGGGAAGTGCCTGTTTATCAGCTGATAGAAGATCATCTCACTGTTTTATCCACCAGCATAGCTAAAATTGTGTATCTGGATGAATGTCAACCACACCCTTGTCAAGAGACTTGGAGAGAGGGATGGGCGAGGTGTTGGGGGACACAGGGGTGCTCTAGACCCTGTGAGCGCTGACTCTGCCCCTCTCTCCTCTTAGCTGGCTCCAGTGCCCAGACCCAAGCCCCCCACTGCTCAATGGACACCCCCAGCCCAGACCCGTTGCCTTCGCCTTTGCCCGGGGAGGAAGAGAAACCTCTGGCCTTACCTCCTCCTGTTCCCCGGGGCCGCCGAGGCCGTCGTCCTGGGGGAGCCACCTCCTCAAATCGGACACTCAAGGCCTCCTCCCTCCCTCGCAAGCGGGGCCGCCCCCCCAAGTCAGGGCAGGAGCCCCCACTGGTGCAGGTGCAGGGCGTGACAGCCCCAGTAGGCGGCAGTGGCGGGAGCGACCTCCTCCTGATCGATGATCAGGGTGTGCCCTATACAGTCTCTGAAGGGTCAGCGGCTGGGCCTCAGGGCTCT
This window harbors:
- the FIZ1 gene encoding flt3-interacting zinc finger protein 1, which gives rise to MDDVPTPTPAPAPPAAAAPRVPFHCSECGKSFRYRSDLRRHFARHTALKPHACPRCGKGFKHSFNLANHLRSHTGERPYRCSACPKGFRDSTGLLHHQVVHTGEKPYCCLVCELRFSSRSSLGRHLKRQHRGVLPSPLQPGPGLPALSAPCSVCCNVGPCSVCGGAGTGGGEGPEGAGAGLGSWGLAEAAAAAAASLPPFACGACARRFDHGRELAAHWAAHTDVKPFKCPRCERDFNAPALLERHKLTHDLQGPGAPPAQGWAAGAGAGPQTASKSAAAEAGDAPPTSDGRLLLGPAGGGVPKPDGGLLPEGGGEAPAPAAAAEPSEDTLYQCDCGTFFASAAALASHLEAHSGPATYGCGHCGALYAALAALEEHRRVSHGEGGAEEAVAAAREGEPASGEPPSGSGRGKKIFGCSECEKLFRSPRDLERHVLVHTGEKPFPCLECGKFFRHECYLKRHRLLHGTERPFPCHICGKGFITLSNLSRHLKLHRGMD